In Candidatus Hydrogenedentota bacterium, a genomic segment contains:
- a CDS encoding serine/threonine protein kinase, whose product MGLLDKLKALRSGKKAEAKGTAAAAAVDYEFELSNVGPYRILAPVGSGGMGTVYKALDPVKDDTIAIKVLHKTYDLDKKRRKKDYIGREVMIAASLDHPAIIKMRKTIVEQEDNEGNIRRCLLMEFVDGYNMKYFIENRVLTVKQMIDICIRLCEGLDFLHQHSVIHRDIKPANFLFSKDGRDIKIVDFGLSKSTSSWRLRWMKETGGTRLYMSPEQLRKKNLDGRSDIFSFGITMFELFTACHPCSGLTVREKIKQIISPAYDFPIPSSVNKEIPDRLDRVILKCLRRDVNRRYQSCTELLLDLKRVYERQFRI is encoded by the coding sequence ATGGGGCTGCTTGACAAACTGAAAGCGCTGCGTTCCGGCAAGAAAGCGGAGGCCAAGGGAACGGCCGCCGCGGCCGCTGTGGACTACGAGTTCGAGCTGTCCAATGTGGGCCCGTACCGCATTCTGGCGCCGGTGGGCAGCGGGGGCATGGGCACGGTGTACAAGGCCCTCGACCCGGTCAAAGACGACACCATCGCCATCAAGGTGCTGCACAAGACCTACGACCTCGACAAGAAACGCCGCAAGAAGGACTACATCGGGCGCGAGGTCATGATCGCCGCCAGCCTCGACCACCCGGCCATCATCAAGATGCGGAAGACCATCGTGGAGCAGGAGGACAACGAGGGGAACATCCGCCGCTGCCTGCTGATGGAGTTCGTTGACGGCTACAACATGAAGTACTTCATTGAAAACCGGGTGCTGACGGTCAAGCAGATGATTGACATCTGCATCCGCCTGTGCGAGGGGCTGGACTTTCTCCACCAGCACTCGGTCATCCACCGCGACATCAAGCCGGCCAACTTCCTCTTCTCCAAGGACGGGCGCGACATCAAGATCGTGGACTTCGGGCTTTCCAAGTCCACCTCCAGCTGGCGGCTGCGCTGGATGAAGGAGACCGGGGGCACCCGCCTCTACATGTCGCCCGAGCAGCTCCGAAAGAAGAACCTGGACGGCCGGTCCGACATTTTCTCCTTCGGCATCACCATGTTCGAGCTGTTCACGGCGTGCCACCCCTGTTCGGGCCTCACTGTCCGGGAGAAAATCAAGCAGATCATCAGCCCCGCATATGATTTCCCGATTCCCTCCTCCGTCAACAAGGAGATTCCAGACCGGCTGGACCGGGTGATTCTCAAGTGTCTCAGGAGGGATGTCAACCGGCGCTATCAGTCCTGCACGGAGCTCCTTCTGGATCTCAAGCGCGTCTACGAAAGGCAATTCCGCATTTAA